A genomic stretch from Colwellia sp. Arc7-635 includes:
- a CDS encoding 8-amino-7-oxononanoate synthase: MAFDFLVENIAQQKQRARYRVRQCVAEQNGRHVKINDVTYLNFSSNDYLGLNHHPEINQALLEGAERFGTCASGSSLITGYSYAHQALENEICDWLNQPKCLLFASGFSANSALMQALGHKSCQLYLDKLSHASLIDGALSSEAKVKRFLHNDITQLERFIVQSQSAANSDINSIDDEINRVIVSEGVFSMDGDQADIANLSKIAQQYQALFYVDDAHSIGVVGDKGQGSSSMANVDVVMATFGKSIATSGAFVACDENLAEYLVNFSRHYIYSTAISPALAWATKKSIELIQTQHWRREKITELSHLLESKLSEKVQLIKNASSIHAIVIGDEMATLDVCQKLRDRGIWLSAIRPPTVPNNSSRLRVTVTSSHEIKDINYLADCINEVIE; encoded by the coding sequence GTGGCGTTTGATTTTTTAGTCGAAAATATTGCACAGCAAAAACAGCGCGCACGTTATCGTGTGCGCCAATGTGTTGCTGAGCAAAATGGTCGCCACGTTAAGATTAACGATGTAACTTACTTAAACTTTTCTTCAAATGATTATCTTGGTTTAAATCATCATCCAGAAATTAACCAAGCCTTATTGGAAGGTGCTGAGCGATTTGGTACTTGTGCGAGTGGCTCAAGTTTAATTACCGGCTACTCTTATGCACACCAAGCATTAGAAAATGAGATCTGTGATTGGCTAAATCAGCCTAAATGTTTGCTCTTCGCGAGTGGCTTTTCGGCTAATAGCGCGTTAATGCAGGCCCTAGGGCATAAAAGTTGTCAGCTTTATCTAGATAAACTCAGCCATGCGTCATTAATTGATGGTGCCTTATCGAGTGAAGCAAAAGTAAAACGTTTCTTACACAACGATATTACTCAATTAGAGCGCTTTATCGTACAAAGCCAATCAGCTGCAAATTCTGATATCAACAGCATCGACGATGAAATAAATCGCGTTATTGTTTCCGAAGGCGTTTTTAGTATGGATGGCGATCAGGCCGACATTGCCAATTTGTCCAAAATTGCGCAACAGTATCAAGCCCTTTTTTATGTCGACGATGCCCATAGTATCGGCGTTGTTGGTGATAAAGGGCAAGGTAGCAGCAGCATGGCTAATGTCGATGTGGTTATGGCGACATTTGGCAAAAGTATCGCAACCAGTGGTGCTTTTGTCGCTTGTGATGAAAACTTAGCTGAGTATTTAGTTAATTTTTCTCGGCATTATATTTATTCAACGGCCATTTCACCTGCACTCGCTTGGGCGACAAAAAAGAGCATTGAGCTTATTCAAACACAGCATTGGCGACGTGAAAAAATCACAGAATTAAGTCATTTACTTGAGTCAAAACTAAGTGAAAAAGTTCAGCTGATTAAAAATGCATCCTCAATTCATGCCATCGTTATTGGTGATGAAATGGCAACGTTAGACGTTTGCCAAAAATTACGAGATAGGGGAATATGGCTCAGCGCAATTCGTCCTCCTACCGTACCAAATAATAGCTCAAGGTTACGCGTTACCGTTACGTCGAGCCACGAAATTAAAGATATCAATTACTTAGCTGATTGTATCAATGAGGTTATAGAATAA
- the bioB gene encoding biotin synthase BioB, translating to MTQQTSAVREPGTDTNNNNNNQGNSIVRHNWQAAEVKALFDMPFNDLMFKAQVIHRENFNPNEVQVSTLLSIKTGACPEDCKYCSQSARYKTDIDKERLMEVQKVLEAAQVAKDQGSTRFCMGAGWRNPKARDMPLVVEMVKGVKALGLETCMTLGMLSSEQADELQGAGLDYYNHNLDTSPEHYNQIITTRTFQDRLDTLTNVRSSGMKVCSGGIVGLGEESKDRASLLAQLANLSPQPESVPINMLVKIEGTPLSDVADLDHFEFIRCIAVARIMMPKSHVRLSAGRDAMNEQMQAMCFLAGANSIFYGCKLLTTGNPEANKDMMLFNRLGINTETIATSENDEAKLATTVVDQQNSDLFYNAVN from the coding sequence ATGACACAGCAAACATCAGCGGTACGTGAACCTGGCACTGATACAAACAATAATAATAACAACCAAGGTAACAGTATAGTTCGTCATAACTGGCAAGCAGCAGAAGTTAAAGCACTGTTTGACATGCCATTTAATGACTTGATGTTTAAAGCACAAGTTATCCACCGCGAAAACTTTAATCCTAATGAGGTACAAGTCAGTACTTTGTTATCGATTAAAACCGGTGCATGTCCAGAAGATTGTAAATACTGTTCGCAAAGCGCACGCTATAAAACTGACATTGATAAAGAACGTTTAATGGAAGTACAAAAAGTACTTGAAGCGGCGCAAGTAGCAAAAGATCAAGGCTCGACACGTTTTTGTATGGGTGCCGGTTGGCGTAATCCAAAAGCGCGCGATATGCCGCTTGTTGTTGAGATGGTTAAAGGTGTTAAAGCGCTAGGCCTTGAAACATGCATGACATTAGGTATGTTATCTTCAGAACAAGCTGATGAATTGCAAGGTGCAGGGTTAGACTATTACAACCATAACTTAGATACCTCACCTGAGCATTACAATCAGATTATCACCACACGAACTTTCCAAGACCGTTTAGACACTTTAACAAATGTGCGAAGCTCAGGAATGAAAGTGTGTAGTGGCGGCATTGTTGGTTTAGGTGAAGAGAGTAAAGACCGTGCCTCACTACTGGCGCAATTGGCAAACCTTTCTCCACAACCAGAAAGTGTGCCTATCAATATGCTAGTAAAAATTGAAGGTACGCCATTATCAGATGTTGCAGACTTAGATCATTTTGAATTTATTCGTTGTATTGCGGTTGCACGTATCATGATGCCAAAAAGTCATGTTCGTTTATCAGCTGGTCGCGATGCAATGAACGAGCAAATGCAAGCTATGTGCTTTTTAGCTGGTGCTAACTCAATATTTTATGGTTGTAAGTTATTGACCACCGGTAATCCTGAAGCGAATAAAGATATGATGTTATTTAATCGTTTAGGTATTAACACTGAAACGATTGCCACATCAGAAAATGATGAAGCTAAACTGGCAACAACAGTTGTTGATCAGCAAAATAGCGATCTATTTTATAACGCCGTCAATTAA
- the bioA gene encoding adenosylmethionine--8-amino-7-oxononanoate transaminase: MNNKQTESLEFDKNHVWHPYTSMSKPLPSYLVSSADGVDITLASGEKLVDGMSSWWSVLHGYNHPELNKALVEQSQKFSHVMFGGLTHEPAIDLAQTLIEITPAGLNKVFLSDSGSVAVEVALKMSIQYWHSKQKPEKHKILTVRNGYHGDTFAAMSVCDPVNGMHQLFEPVLMKNLFAPAPKTSFDQLWDATDVEELAAMFAQHHQELAAFIIEPIVQGAGGMRMYHPEYLKACRALCTQYDVLMIADEIATGLGRTGKLFACEWADISPDIICLGKTLTGGYMTLAATLCTDEVAHTISNGEAGCFMHGPTFMGNPLACAVANASLAIIKRGHWQQQIATIEKQFKQQLQPLITHTRVNDVRILGGIGVVEANENVDMAVIQKRFVALGAWIRPFGKLIYIMPPFVINSEQLSVLINAINTVLDEDDCFQSQ, translated from the coding sequence ATGAACAATAAACAAACAGAAAGTCTCGAATTCGATAAAAATCATGTCTGGCATCCATATACTTCAATGTCAAAGCCCTTGCCTTCATACCTTGTATCATCTGCAGATGGTGTTGATATTACCTTAGCCAGTGGCGAGAAACTGGTTGATGGTATGTCATCGTGGTGGTCGGTATTACATGGCTATAATCATCCAGAATTAAATAAAGCCTTAGTAGAACAAAGCCAAAAATTCTCTCATGTTATGTTTGGCGGCTTAACGCATGAACCAGCTATTGACCTTGCTCAAACGCTCATTGAGATCACCCCTGCCGGCTTAAATAAAGTGTTCTTGAGTGACAGTGGCTCAGTAGCGGTTGAAGTGGCATTAAAAATGTCAATTCAGTATTGGCACAGTAAACAAAAGCCCGAAAAACATAAAATATTAACGGTAAGAAATGGCTATCACGGCGATACCTTTGCGGCGATGTCGGTATGCGATCCAGTGAATGGCATGCATCAATTGTTCGAACCGGTACTGATGAAAAACCTCTTTGCTCCTGCACCAAAAACTAGCTTTGATCAATTGTGGGATGCTACTGATGTAGAAGAATTAGCCGCAATGTTTGCGCAGCATCATCAAGAACTGGCGGCATTTATTATCGAGCCGATAGTGCAAGGTGCTGGCGGTATGCGTATGTATCATCCTGAATACTTAAAAGCCTGTAGAGCGCTATGTACTCAATATGATGTATTAATGATTGCTGATGAAATTGCCACAGGATTAGGCCGTACAGGTAAATTGTTCGCTTGTGAATGGGCAGATATTAGCCCAGATATTATCTGTTTAGGCAAAACCTTAACCGGTGGTTACATGACATTAGCCGCCACCTTATGTACTGATGAGGTCGCCCATACTATTAGTAATGGTGAAGCTGGCTGCTTTATGCACGGTCCTACCTTTATGGGTAATCCACTGGCCTGCGCAGTAGCTAATGCAAGCCTTGCTATTATAAAACGTGGTCATTGGCAGCAACAAATAGCGACAATAGAAAAACAATTTAAGCAACAATTGCAACCTTTAATCACTCACACAAGAGTTAATGATGTCAGGATTTTAGGTGGTATTGGTGTTGTAGAGGCAAATGAAAATGTTGATATGGCAGTTATTCAAAAACGTTTTGTAGCATTAGGCGCTTGGATACGCCCTTTCGGTAAGCTTATCTATATTATGCCGCCATTTGTTATCAATAGTGAGCAATTGTCTGTACTCATTAATGCGATTAATACCGTGCTAGATGAAGACGACTGTTTTCAAAGCCAGTAA
- the asnS gene encoding asparagine--tRNA ligase, translating into MSVIAITDILAGKYPVNESITIHGWIRTRRDSKAGISFLAVHDGSCFDAIQAIAPSNLENYQTDVLKLTTGAAVKITGILVESPGNGQSFELQAEQVEVLGLVEDPDTYPMAAKRHSIEFLREQAHLRPRTNIGGAVTRVRNTLAQAVHRFLHSKGYFWISTPLITGSDCEGAGEMFRVSTLDMENLPLNDEGKVDYNQDFFGKETFLTVSGQLNVETYCCALSKVYTFGPTFRAENSNTTRHLAEFWMIEPEIAFADLSDAADLAEEMLKYVFQAVLDERADDMAFFQQRVDKTVVERLNSVINNDFVRLDYTDAITILENCGKKFENKVAWGVDLNSEHERYLAEEHFNGPVVLQNYPKDIKSFYMRLNDDGKTVAAMDILAPGIGEIIGGSQREERLDVLDARLAEMNLDPADYSWYRDLRRYGTVPHSGFGLGFERLVAYATGMQNVRDVIPFPRTPNNAAF; encoded by the coding sequence ATGTCGGTCATTGCAATTACTGATATCTTGGCAGGTAAATACCCTGTTAATGAATCAATCACTATCCATGGTTGGATCCGCACGCGTCGCGATTCAAAAGCAGGTATTTCATTTTTAGCGGTGCATGATGGTTCATGTTTTGACGCTATTCAAGCAATTGCTCCGAGTAATTTAGAAAATTATCAGACTGATGTATTAAAACTTACTACCGGTGCGGCAGTAAAAATTACCGGTATACTCGTCGAGTCTCCAGGTAATGGTCAGTCATTTGAGCTGCAAGCAGAACAAGTTGAAGTACTAGGTCTAGTAGAAGACCCTGATACTTATCCTATGGCCGCTAAACGTCATAGTATTGAATTTTTACGTGAACAAGCACATTTACGCCCACGCACAAATATTGGTGGCGCGGTAACGCGTGTTCGTAATACTTTAGCGCAAGCCGTACATCGCTTCTTGCATAGCAAAGGTTACTTTTGGATCAGCACACCACTGATCACTGGTAGTGACTGTGAAGGTGCTGGCGAAATGTTCCGTGTTAGTACCCTTGATATGGAAAACTTGCCATTAAATGATGAAGGCAAAGTTGATTACAACCAAGACTTTTTTGGTAAAGAAACTTTCTTAACCGTTTCAGGTCAGCTAAATGTTGAAACATACTGTTGTGCGCTATCTAAAGTGTATACTTTTGGTCCAACTTTCCGTGCTGAAAATTCAAATACTACTCGCCATTTAGCCGAGTTTTGGATGATAGAGCCTGAAATTGCTTTTGCTGATCTTTCCGATGCTGCAGACCTTGCTGAGGAAATGCTTAAGTATGTTTTCCAAGCGGTACTTGATGAACGTGCTGATGATATGGCATTTTTCCAGCAACGTGTTGATAAAACAGTTGTTGAACGTTTAAATTCAGTGATCAATAACGACTTCGTACGTTTAGATTACACTGATGCTATTACCATTTTAGAAAACTGTGGTAAAAAGTTTGAAAACAAAGTGGCTTGGGGCGTAGATTTAAACTCAGAGCATGAGCGTTATTTAGCTGAAGAACATTTCAATGGCCCTGTAGTTTTACAAAACTACCCGAAAGATATTAAATCTTTCTACATGCGTTTAAACGACGATGGCAAAACTGTTGCTGCAATGGATATTTTAGCACCAGGCATTGGCGAAATAATTGGCGGAAGTCAACGTGAAGAACGTTTAGATGTACTTGATGCTCGTTTAGCTGAAATGAACTTAGATCCAGCAGATTATAGTTGGTACAGAGATTTACGCCGCTATGGCACGGTTCCACATTCAGGCTTCGGTTTAGGTTTCGAACGTTTAGTTGCTTATGCTACAGGTATGCAAAATGTACGTGACGTGATCCCTTTCCCAAGAACACCAAATAACGCGGCGTTCTAG
- a CDS encoding nitroreductase family protein has protein sequence MNVLDFLHTRQSNPHLQGNTPNEEVINNILKAGMRVPDHAGLTPWHFTIVKDEGLTKLSKTFKSAAISDGGDEAKIEKAAKMPFRAPLIIVISTKFHQHVKVPKQEQLIAAGCTVQAMQMAAASLELGAMWRTGEMSYHPLVKERLAIELHEEIVGFLYIGEKAKELPLKNIKALDDYVTYF, from the coding sequence ATGAATGTATTGGATTTTTTACATACGCGTCAGTCTAATCCTCATTTGCAAGGTAATACACCAAATGAAGAGGTGATTAATAATATTCTTAAGGCTGGTATGCGCGTGCCTGATCATGCAGGTTTGACCCCTTGGCATTTCACCATAGTCAAAGATGAAGGACTGACAAAGCTCAGTAAAACGTTCAAATCTGCAGCGATCAGTGATGGTGGTGATGAAGCTAAAATAGAAAAAGCAGCTAAGATGCCTTTTCGAGCGCCACTGATTATTGTTATCAGCACTAAATTTCATCAACACGTGAAAGTGCCGAAGCAAGAACAACTTATTGCAGCAGGGTGTACCGTGCAAGCGATGCAAATGGCGGCAGCAAGTTTAGAGCTGGGGGCAATGTGGCGTACCGGTGAAATGAGTTATCATCCGTTAGTTAAAGAACGCTTAGCGATTGAGTTACATGAAGAGATTGTTGGTTTTCTATATATTGGTGAAAAGGCGAAAGAATTACCGTTGAAGAATATAAAAGCGTTAGACGATTATGTGACTTATTTTTAG